GCTGCGAGACGCGCTCGACTAGCAGTTTTTCCACGTGGGCGTACTGCGCCGCTTTGCGCGGAGCGGCCGGGTGCAAGGCCGCTTGGTGGCGGCAGTTCAGGCACCGATACTTGGCCTTGCCGTGGCTATGGCCGTTCTTACGCAAGGCTGTGCTGCCACATTTGGCGCAGGTGAGCGTTGTTTGAAGCATCGCCTAAGGTAGCAAAACCACGCTTTAGACCACCGCCAATAACTATACCATCAAGGCGCAGGAGGCCGTGCAAAAGGCCACTGAAATCGCCGGGG
This region of Hymenobacter sp. YIM 151500-1 genomic DNA includes:
- a CDS encoding IS1/IS1595 family N-terminal zinc-binding domain-containing protein; the encoded protein is MLQTTLTCAKCGSTALRKNGHSHGKAKYRCLNCRHQAALHPAAPRKAAQYAHVEKLLVERVSQRAIVRLTGVARMTVAKLAKKSAGANAPTAQAAPATGAGTG